A part of Rattus norvegicus strain BN/NHsdMcwi chromosome 4, GRCr8, whole genome shotgun sequence genomic DNA contains:
- the Mical3 gene encoding F-actin-monooxygenase MICAL3 isoform X24, with protein sequence MEERKQETTNQAHVLFDRFVQATTCKGTLRAFQELCDHLELKPKDYRSFYHKLKSKLNYWKAKALWAKLDKRGSHKDYKKGKACTNTKCLIIGAGPCGLRTAIDLSLLGAKVVVIEKRDAFSRNNVLHLWPFTIHDLRGLGAKKFYGKFCAGAIDHISIRQLQLILLKVALILGIEIHVNVEFQGLVQPPEDQENERIGWRALVHPKTHPVSEYEFEVIIGGDGRRNTLEGFRRKEFRGKLAIAITANFINRNTTAEAKVEEISGVAFIFNQKFFQELREATGIDLENIVYYKDDTHYFVMTAKKQSLLDKGVILHDYTDTELLLSRENVDQEALLNYAREAADFSTQQQLPSLDFAINHYGQPDVAMFDFTCMYASENAALVREQNGHQLLVALVGDSLLEPFWPMGTGIARGFLAAMDSAWMVRSWSLGTSPLEVLAERESIYRLLPQTTPENVSKNFSQYSIDPVTRYPNININFLRPSQVRHLYDSGESKDIHLEMENLVNSRTTPKLTRNDLQETYRKAKCQLPRGPEQIS encoded by the exons ATggaggagaggaagcaggagacaACGAACCAAGCTCACGTCCTCTTCGACCGCTTTGTTCAGGCCACCACCTGCAAGGGGACCCTCAGGGCCTTCCAAGAGCTCTGTGACCACCTGGAGCTGAAGCCCAAGGACTACCGTTCCTTCTACcacaaactcaagtccaagcTCAACTACTGGAAGGCCAAAGCCCTCTGGGCCAAATTGGACAAGCGGGGCAGTCACAAAGACTACAAAAAGGGCAAAGCCTGCACGAACACAAAG TGTCTCATCATTGGAGCTGGCCCCTGTGGTCTCCGCACGGCCATCGACCTGTCCTTGTTGGGAGCCAAGGTGGTGGTTATTGAAAAGCGAGATGCCTTCTCCCGCAACAATGTCTTACATCTCTGGCCTTTCACCATACATGATCTTCGAGGTCTGGGCGCCAAGAAATTCTACGGCAAGTTCTGTGCCGGAGCCATCGACCACATCA GTATCCGTCAGCTCCAGCTAATCCTCCTGAAGGTAGCCTTGATCTTGGGCATTGAAATTCATGTCAATGTGGAATTCCAAGGACTTGTCCAGCCTCCCGAGGACCAAGAGAACGAAC GGATAGGGTGGCGAGCATTGGTGCACCCCAAAACTCATCCTGTATCAGAATATGAATTTGAAGTGATCATCGGTGGGGATGGACGTAGGAACACGTTGGAAG GATTTCGTCGAAAAGAATTCCGTGGCAAGCTAGCCATCGCCATTACGGCTAATTTTATCAACCGCAACACAACCGCAGAGGCCAAAGTGGAGGAGATCAGTGGGGTGGCTTTTATATTTAACCAAAAGTTTTTCCAAGAGCTGAGAGAAGCCACAG GTATCGACTTAGAGAACATCGTCTACTACAAAGATGACACGCACTACTTTGTCATGACGGCCAAAAAGCAGAGTTTGCTGGACAAAGGGGTGATACTGCAT GACTACACAGACACGGAGCTGTTGCTTTCCCGGGAGAACGTGGACCAGGAGGCCCTGCTGAACTACGCCCGGGAGGCTGCAGACTTCTCTACCCAGCAGCAGCTGCCTTCCCTGGATTTTGCCATCAATCACTACGGGCAGCCGGACGTGGCCATGTTTGACTTCACCTGCATGTACGCCTCTGAAAATGCTGCCTTGGTACGGGAGCAGAATGGACACCAGTTACTAGTAGCTTTGGTTGGGGACAGCCTCCTGGAG CCTTTCTGGCCAATGGGGACAGGGATAGCCCGGGGCTTTCTGGCTGCTATGGACTCTGCCTGGATGGTACGAAGCTGGTCCCTGGGCACCAGCCCCTTGGAAGTCCTGGCAGAAAG GGAAAGCATTTATAGGTTGCTGCCTCAGACCACCCCTGAGAACGTGAGCAAGAACTTCAGCCAGTACAGCATCGACCCTGTCACTAGGTATCCCAATATTAACATCAACTTCCTCAGGCCAAGCCAG GTGCGCCATTTATACGATAGCGGGGAATCAAAAGATATCCACCTGGAAATGGAGAACCTGGTGAATTCCCGAACCACTCCCAAGCTGACGCGCAATG
- the Mical3 gene encoding F-actin-monooxygenase MICAL3 isoform X25 encodes MEERKQETTNQAHVLFDRFVQATTCKGTLRAFQELCDHLELKPKDYRSFYHKLKSKLNYWKAKALWAKLDKRGSHKDYKKGKACTNTKCLIIGAGPCGLRTAIDLSLLGAKVVVIEKRDAFSRNNVLHLWPFTIHDLRGLGAKKFYGKFCAGAIDHISIRQLQLILLKVALILGIEIHVNVEFQGLVQPPEDQENERIGWRALVHPKTHPVSEYEFEVIIGGDGRRNTLEGFRRKEFRGKLAIAITANFINRNTTAEAKVEEISGVAFIFNQKFFQELREATGIDLENIVYYKDDTHYFVMTAKKQSLLDKGVILHDYTDTELLLSRENVDQEALLNYAREAADFSTQQQLPSLDFAINHYGQPDVAMFDFTCMYASENAALVREQNGHQLLVALVGDSLLEPFWPMGTGIARGFLAAMDSAWMVRSWSLGTSPLEVLAERESIYRLLPQTTPENVSKNFSQYSIDPVTRYPNININFLRPSQNL; translated from the exons ATggaggagaggaagcaggagacaACGAACCAAGCTCACGTCCTCTTCGACCGCTTTGTTCAGGCCACCACCTGCAAGGGGACCCTCAGGGCCTTCCAAGAGCTCTGTGACCACCTGGAGCTGAAGCCCAAGGACTACCGTTCCTTCTACcacaaactcaagtccaagcTCAACTACTGGAAGGCCAAAGCCCTCTGGGCCAAATTGGACAAGCGGGGCAGTCACAAAGACTACAAAAAGGGCAAAGCCTGCACGAACACAAAG TGTCTCATCATTGGAGCTGGCCCCTGTGGTCTCCGCACGGCCATCGACCTGTCCTTGTTGGGAGCCAAGGTGGTGGTTATTGAAAAGCGAGATGCCTTCTCCCGCAACAATGTCTTACATCTCTGGCCTTTCACCATACATGATCTTCGAGGTCTGGGCGCCAAGAAATTCTACGGCAAGTTCTGTGCCGGAGCCATCGACCACATCA GTATCCGTCAGCTCCAGCTAATCCTCCTGAAGGTAGCCTTGATCTTGGGCATTGAAATTCATGTCAATGTGGAATTCCAAGGACTTGTCCAGCCTCCCGAGGACCAAGAGAACGAAC GGATAGGGTGGCGAGCATTGGTGCACCCCAAAACTCATCCTGTATCAGAATATGAATTTGAAGTGATCATCGGTGGGGATGGACGTAGGAACACGTTGGAAG GATTTCGTCGAAAAGAATTCCGTGGCAAGCTAGCCATCGCCATTACGGCTAATTTTATCAACCGCAACACAACCGCAGAGGCCAAAGTGGAGGAGATCAGTGGGGTGGCTTTTATATTTAACCAAAAGTTTTTCCAAGAGCTGAGAGAAGCCACAG GTATCGACTTAGAGAACATCGTCTACTACAAAGATGACACGCACTACTTTGTCATGACGGCCAAAAAGCAGAGTTTGCTGGACAAAGGGGTGATACTGCAT GACTACACAGACACGGAGCTGTTGCTTTCCCGGGAGAACGTGGACCAGGAGGCCCTGCTGAACTACGCCCGGGAGGCTGCAGACTTCTCTACCCAGCAGCAGCTGCCTTCCCTGGATTTTGCCATCAATCACTACGGGCAGCCGGACGTGGCCATGTTTGACTTCACCTGCATGTACGCCTCTGAAAATGCTGCCTTGGTACGGGAGCAGAATGGACACCAGTTACTAGTAGCTTTGGTTGGGGACAGCCTCCTGGAG CCTTTCTGGCCAATGGGGACAGGGATAGCCCGGGGCTTTCTGGCTGCTATGGACTCTGCCTGGATGGTACGAAGCTGGTCCCTGGGCACCAGCCCCTTGGAAGTCCTGGCAGAAAG GGAAAGCATTTATAGGTTGCTGCCTCAGACCACCCCTGAGAACGTGAGCAAGAACTTCAGCCAGTACAGCATCGACCCTGTCACTAGGTATCCCAATATTAACATCAACTTCCTCAGGCCAAGCCAG AATCTATAA